The Erythrolamprus reginae isolate rEryReg1 chromosome 3, rEryReg1.hap1, whole genome shotgun sequence genome contains a region encoding:
- the SNAI1 gene encoding zinc finger protein SNAI1 — MPRSFLVKKHFSASKKPNYSELESQTVIVSPFLYDKRPLSVIPQPDLLSAGSYYPPLVWDTGLFSNFFNAESEYKKSAASPPTPDSKPLDLTSLSSEEEDSKTSSDPPSPASSATETEKFHCSQCSKSYSTFAGLSKHRQLHCDSQTRKSFSCKYCEKEYVSLGALKMHIRSHTLPCVCKICGKAFSRPWLLQGHIRTHTGEKPFSCTHCSRAFADRSNLRAHLQTHSDVKKYQCKTCSRTFSRMSLLHKHEETGCMGTR; from the exons ATGCCCCGCTCCTTCCTCGTCAAGAAACACTTTTCGGCCAGCAAGAAGCCCAATTACAGCGAATTGGAAAGCCAGACGG tgATCGTCTCTCCGTTTTTGTACGACAAACGCCCCTTGTCTGTCATCCCTCAACCAGACCTCTTGAGTGCTGGCTCTTACTACCCTCCTCTAGTCTGGGACACTGGGCTGTTCTCTAACTTCTTCAATGCTGAATCGGAGTACAAGAAAAGTGCggcttctccccccacccccgattCCAAACCCCTGGACCTGACCTCCTTGTCGAGTGAGGAGGAGGATAGCAAGACCAGCTCTGACCCACCCAGCCCGGCCTCCTCAGCCACCGAAACTGAGAAATTCCACTGCAGCCAGTGCAGCAAATCTTACTCCACTTTTGCTGGTCTTTCCAAGCACAGACAGTTGCACTGCGATTCCCAGACCAGGAAATCTTTCAGCTGTAAATATTGCGAAAAGGAATATGTGAGCTTGGGGGCTCTCAAGATGCACATCCGAAGCCATACCTTGCCCTGTGTGTGCAAGATCTGCGGCAAAGCATTCTCAAGGCCATGGCTCCTGCAGGGCCACATCAGAACGCACACTG GGGAAAAGCCATTTTCCTGCACACACTGTAGCCGGGCCTTTGCTGACCGCTCCAATCTCCGTGCTCACCTGCAGACCCATTCAGATGTTAAGAAGTATCAGTGTAAAACTTGCTCCCGGACTTTCTCTCGCATGTCACTTCTCCACAAACATGAAGAAACAGGCTGCATGGGAACCCGTTGA